From Oceanispirochaeta sp. M1, a single genomic window includes:
- a CDS encoding HD-GYP domain-containing protein, with amino-acid sequence MNNYKVSDLKPGLSCNKPVYIDEDTLFIPAGVPIREKDLTRLDKWGVVEVQSEGMFAESENEDLLNSRQLWGIPSDKELSAFYNKTLEDLDNLFSRINLMEDIDVAELDKISDKLIDTVENKKMQTIRMVLTHNSSSRAMAKSALNTAILTLTIGFAMNRPRPKLLQLVNGAILHDIGMMRIPEEIKIKKSGLSSTEMNKLKSHTVYSYQIISKELGYDDTIAQIALEHHERWDGDGYPQGKKEDDIVMEARIVSIADSFEAMVSERPYRNSMIGYEAMKHIISDNSRKFDPEILRYFIHSMGIYPLGSIVMLNDSTVARVIKGNPEAPLRPEVITLIDSTGKEYPGDMGPVLNLLDIKNLFIVKAVDLNSLLLKNDTT; translated from the coding sequence ATGAATAATTATAAAGTCAGCGACTTAAAGCCCGGTTTATCCTGTAATAAACCGGTATATATTGATGAAGATACACTTTTCATACCCGCAGGTGTTCCCATTAGAGAGAAAGATCTGACCCGCCTTGATAAGTGGGGGGTGGTGGAAGTCCAGTCTGAAGGCATGTTTGCCGAATCAGAAAACGAGGATTTACTGAATAGCCGTCAGTTATGGGGTATCCCTTCTGATAAAGAGCTTTCAGCATTCTACAACAAGACTCTGGAAGATCTGGATAATCTGTTCAGCAGAATTAACCTGATGGAAGATATCGACGTTGCAGAACTTGATAAGATATCCGACAAACTCATTGATACAGTTGAAAACAAGAAAATGCAGACCATAAGAATGGTTCTTACTCATAACAGCAGTAGCCGTGCCATGGCCAAGAGCGCTCTTAATACAGCTATTCTGACACTTACTATTGGGTTTGCCATGAACAGGCCTCGTCCCAAGCTCCTGCAGCTTGTAAACGGTGCCATACTCCATGATATTGGAATGATGCGTATCCCGGAAGAGATCAAGATAAAAAAATCAGGCCTCAGCAGTACAGAAATGAACAAGCTGAAAAGCCACACCGTATATTCATACCAGATTATCTCCAAGGAGCTCGGCTACGATGACACAATTGCCCAGATAGCCCTGGAGCATCATGAACGCTGGGACGGCGACGGATACCCTCAGGGAAAGAAAGAGGATGATATCGTCATGGAAGCCCGTATAGTGTCCATTGCAGACTCTTTTGAGGCAATGGTCAGTGAAAGACCCTACAGGAACTCAATGATCGGCTACGAGGCCATGAAGCACATCATCAGTGACAATTCAAGGAAGTTTGATCCTGAGATTCTTAGATACTTCATCCACAGCATGGGGATCTATCCTCTAGGCAGTATTGTCATGCTAAATGACTCAACTGTGGCCAGAGTAATCAAGGGTAATCCCGAGGCGCCTTTAAGGCCGGAAGTAATAACCCTTATTGACAGTACGGGTAAGGAATATCCCGGAGATATGGGACCTGTTTTAAATCTTCTTGATATAAAGAATCTGTTCATTGTAAAAGCAGTAGATCTGAATTCTCTGTTATTAAAGAATGATACAACATGA